In one window of Macrotis lagotis isolate mMagLag1 chromosome 5, bilby.v1.9.chrom.fasta, whole genome shotgun sequence DNA:
- the RAP1A gene encoding ras-related protein Rap-1A yields the protein MREYKLVVLGSGGVGKSALTVQFVQGIFVEKYDPTIEDSYRKQVEVDCQQCMLEILDTAGTEQFTAMRDLYMKNGQGFALVYSITAQSTFNDLQDLREQILRVKDTEDVPMILVGNKCDLEDERVVGKEQGQNLARQWCNCAFLESSAKSKINVNEIFYDLVRQINRKTPVEKKKPKKKSCLLL from the exons ACAGTACAGTTTGTCCAAGGAATCTTTGTTGAAAAATATGACCCTACAATAGAAGACTCCTATAGAAAG caAGTTGAAGTTGATTGCCAACAATGTATGCTTGAAATCCTCGATACAGCAGGAACA gaGCAATTTACGGCAATGAGAGATCTGTATATGAAGAACGGCCAAGGGTTTGCACTAGTATATTCTATTACAGCTCAGTCCACGTTTAATGACTTACAGGACTTGAGGGAACAGATTTTACGAGTTAAAGATACAGAAGAT GTTCCAATGATTTTGGTTGGCAATAAATGTGACCTGGAAGATGAACGAGTAGTTGGCAAAGAACAGGGTCAGAATTTAGCAAGACAGTGGTGTAACTGTGCCTTTTTAGAATCTTCTGCAAAGTCAAAGATCAACGTTAATGAG atatttTATGACCTGGTCagacaaataaatagaaaaacacCAGTGGAAAAGaagaaacctaaaaagaaatccTGCCTGCTGCTTTAG